Proteins from a genomic interval of Tumebacillus sp. BK434:
- the argR gene encoding transcriptional regulator ArgR, translating into MKGQRLLKIREIISTQDIETQEELVDKLRQAGFQVTQATVSRDIKELHLVKTPTQSGTYKYSLPAEPSYNPEQKLRRMLLDSFVSIDRAENLVVMKTLPGNAHAVGAIIDALDWSEVLGTICGDDTILIIVRTKEVAPEVVGRFLSYV; encoded by the coding sequence ATGAAGGGCCAACGCCTGCTGAAAATACGAGAGATCATCTCGACGCAAGATATAGAAACGCAAGAGGAACTGGTCGATAAATTGCGCCAAGCCGGGTTTCAGGTGACGCAAGCGACCGTCTCCCGCGACATCAAAGAACTGCACCTCGTGAAAACGCCGACGCAAAGCGGCACCTATAAATATTCGCTGCCGGCCGAGCCGAGCTACAACCCGGAGCAAAAGCTGCGCCGCATGCTGCTCGACTCGTTCGTTTCGATCGACCGCGCCGAGAACCTCGTCGTGATGAAAACGCTGCCCGGCAACGCTCATGCGGTCGGCGCGATCATCGACGCGCTGGACTGGTCGGAAGTGCTCGGCACCATCTGCGGCGATGACACTATCTTGATCATCGTGCGCACCAAAGAAGTGGCACCTGAGGTTGTGGGCCGCTTTCTCTCCTACGTCTAG
- the recN gene encoding DNA repair protein RecN, with product MLLELSVKNFALIEEVRLSFEAGLCILTGETGAGKSILLDAVSLILGGRASSEFVRQGKDKATIEALFAVESSEELDELLDEYGLEAEDGHIVIVREISAAGKNVCRINGRMVTVQMLKNFGQYLINMHGQHEHQTLHDVREQLALIDGFGGDELLALRAEVEAAYFAYRDAKNRLREATFGEQERIQRLDILRFQLQEIKEVALRAGEDERLEEEHKKLSFSEKLFDAANSSYEVLYSGERGNLSTLDGVNRVIRELESVVRYDETLFPVLDLVKSSLYQLEEAAHSLRDYRDSIEFNPVRLSKLEERLNLIHRLKKKYGDSVEDILAFAARIEEELHTLEHHEESLEKLTQDVESTGLVLAKRAVALSKARRHAAEELSQLVMDELAELMMPKTQFAITFTQIQDADGLPIGSRKVHVSEWGIDRVEFLFSPNVGEPLRPFAKIASGGELSRTMLAIKTILADVDNVGTLIFDEVDTGISGRAAQAVAEKLGLIGMKRQVICVTHLPQVASMADAHYLIQKHQDAARTRTEVIQLNEAERIEEIARMLSGAELTETTLKHAAEMLERACQIKA from the coding sequence ATGTTGCTCGAACTGTCAGTTAAGAATTTTGCGCTGATCGAAGAAGTGCGCCTGTCATTTGAGGCGGGTCTTTGCATCCTGACCGGGGAGACCGGGGCAGGCAAATCGATCCTCCTGGACGCTGTGAGTCTCATCTTAGGCGGTCGTGCCTCGTCGGAATTTGTCCGGCAGGGCAAAGACAAAGCCACGATTGAGGCTCTTTTTGCCGTAGAATCGTCGGAGGAACTTGATGAACTGCTAGACGAATACGGGCTGGAGGCCGAGGACGGCCACATCGTGATCGTCCGCGAGATCTCCGCCGCCGGGAAAAATGTTTGCAGAATAAACGGAAGAATGGTCACCGTGCAGATGCTCAAGAATTTTGGGCAATACTTAATCAACATGCATGGACAGCATGAGCACCAGACCCTGCACGATGTGCGCGAACAGCTCGCGTTGATCGATGGCTTTGGCGGGGATGAGCTGCTGGCGCTGCGCGCCGAGGTGGAAGCCGCCTATTTTGCCTACCGCGATGCGAAAAACCGGCTGCGCGAAGCGACTTTTGGCGAGCAGGAGCGCATCCAGCGCCTCGACATCCTGCGCTTTCAACTGCAGGAGATCAAGGAAGTCGCCTTGCGCGCCGGAGAAGATGAGCGGCTGGAGGAAGAGCACAAAAAGCTCTCGTTCTCCGAGAAGCTGTTCGACGCCGCCAACTCCTCCTATGAGGTGCTGTACAGCGGCGAGCGGGGCAACTTGTCCACGCTGGACGGCGTCAACCGCGTGATCCGTGAACTGGAGAGCGTCGTGCGCTATGATGAGACCCTGTTTCCGGTGCTCGATCTGGTCAAGTCGTCCTTGTACCAGCTGGAAGAAGCGGCGCATTCTCTGCGCGACTACCGGGACAGCATCGAGTTCAATCCGGTGCGTCTCTCCAAGCTGGAAGAGCGCTTGAACCTGATCCATCGGCTGAAGAAAAAGTACGGAGATTCTGTCGAGGACATCCTCGCGTTTGCCGCCCGCATCGAAGAGGAGCTGCACACGCTGGAGCATCATGAGGAAAGCCTGGAGAAGCTGACTCAAGACGTGGAAAGCACCGGCCTCGTCCTCGCCAAACGCGCCGTGGCCTTGTCCAAAGCGCGCCGTCATGCGGCGGAAGAGCTGTCGCAGCTGGTGATGGACGAACTGGCCGAACTGATGATGCCGAAGACGCAGTTTGCGATCACCTTTACCCAGATTCAAGATGCGGACGGGCTGCCGATCGGCTCGCGGAAAGTGCATGTCAGCGAGTGGGGCATCGACCGGGTGGAATTTCTGTTCTCCCCGAACGTGGGCGAGCCTTTGCGCCCGTTCGCGAAGATCGCCTCAGGCGGCGAACTGTCGCGGACGATGCTGGCGATCAAGACGATCCTCGCCGATGTGGACAATGTCGGCACCTTGATCTTCGACGAAGTCGACACCGGCATCTCCGGACGGGCGGCGCAGGCGGTGGCAGAAAAGCTGGGGCTGATCGGCATGAAGCGCCAGGTGATCTGCGTGACGCATCTGCCGCAGGTCGCCTCGATGGCCGATGCGCACTACCTGATCCAAAAGCATCAGGACGCAGCGCGCACGCGCACCGAAGTGATCCAATTAAATGAAGCGGAGCGAATCGAAGAGATCGCCCGGATGCTGTCCGGTGCGGAACTGACCGAGACCACCTTGAAGCATGCTGCCGAAATGCTCGAGCGCGCCTGCCAGATCAAAGCGTAA
- the spoIVB gene encoding SpoIVB peptidase, whose protein sequence is MTKHTRRKLLGLFVATMFVALCWFTPIHQLASIPQELRILQGTSTALDIGLHSFATVTTSEPAVVSVAGSPEAKVASRLKQPLKIDSGKTGSADLQVKLFGMIPVKSVHVNVVPDLKVIPGGQSIGVKLKSSGIMVVGYNLVKSGNDSISPAEQAQVKVGDIITAIDGRKVKSVEEAAEWINKAGKAERPLEFTVKRAKQIMKLKVKPIFDKDGETYRIGLYIRDSAAGVGTLTFYQPDYGVFGALGHVITDVDTGQPIGVGEGQVVHSRVTSIDKGESGTPGEKRGIFIDEDQVLGSITRNSDFGIFGKMESLPDNAKVRQAMPVALAEQVHEGKASILTVVEGQKVEEFDIQIVNVMRQKYPATKSMVIKVTDPRLLSKTGGIIQGMSGSPILQDGKVVGAVTHVFVNDPTQGYGVFIEWMLNEAGVKTKTSAAS, encoded by the coding sequence TTGACAAAACACACTCGCAGAAAACTCTTAGGACTTTTCGTCGCAACAATGTTTGTCGCTTTGTGTTGGTTCACACCTATTCATCAGCTCGCAAGCATTCCCCAAGAACTACGGATTTTGCAAGGCACCAGCACGGCGCTCGATATCGGACTGCACTCGTTTGCCACGGTGACCACGTCCGAACCGGCTGTCGTCTCGGTTGCCGGGTCTCCGGAGGCGAAAGTTGCATCCCGCCTCAAACAACCTCTCAAGATCGATTCAGGCAAAACCGGCTCGGCCGACCTGCAAGTCAAACTTTTCGGAATGATTCCGGTCAAATCGGTACACGTCAATGTCGTGCCCGACTTGAAAGTCATTCCGGGCGGTCAGTCGATCGGCGTCAAACTCAAATCTTCCGGTATCATGGTCGTTGGCTACAACCTTGTCAAATCGGGCAACGATTCGATCTCGCCCGCAGAGCAGGCACAAGTCAAAGTCGGTGACATCATCACCGCCATCGACGGACGCAAGGTCAAATCGGTCGAAGAAGCGGCCGAGTGGATCAACAAGGCGGGCAAAGCGGAGCGTCCGCTGGAGTTCACCGTCAAGCGTGCGAAGCAGATCATGAAGCTGAAGGTCAAGCCGATCTTCGACAAAGACGGGGAAACCTACCGGATCGGGCTGTACATTCGCGATTCGGCAGCCGGTGTCGGCACCTTGACGTTCTACCAGCCGGATTATGGCGTCTTCGGGGCGCTCGGCCATGTGATCACCGACGTTGATACCGGCCAGCCGATCGGTGTCGGCGAAGGACAAGTTGTGCATTCCCGAGTAACTTCGATCGATAAAGGGGAGAGCGGCACACCCGGTGAGAAGCGGGGGATCTTCATCGATGAAGATCAAGTGCTGGGCTCGATCACCCGCAACAGCGACTTTGGGATCTTCGGCAAGATGGAGTCCTTGCCGGATAACGCCAAAGTCAGACAAGCGATGCCCGTCGCCCTGGCTGAACAGGTGCACGAAGGCAAAGCGTCGATCCTCACCGTCGTCGAAGGGCAGAAGGTCGAGGAGTTCGACATTCAGATCGTCAACGTGATGCGTCAAAAATATCCGGCCACGAAAAGCATGGTGATCAAAGTCACCGACCCGCGCCTGCTCTCAAAGACAGGCGGGATCATCCAAGGCATGAGCGGCAGCCCGATCCTGCAGGACGGCAAAGTCGTCGGCGCCGTCACTCACGTCTTCGTCAACGACCCGACGCAAGGCTACGGCGTCTTCATCGAATGGATGCTCAACGAAGCGGGTGTCAAAACCAAAACGTCGGCCGCGTCCTAA
- the spo0A gene encoding sporulation transcription factor Spo0A has protein sequence MKNIKVLIADDNREFAELLKEFVTDQSDMEVVGVAYNGNEVLELLDSQQPDVIILDIIMPVLDGIGVLEKIQGMQLAYDPKVIMLTAFGQENITKRAVEFGAAYYILKPFDMDVLANRIRQVVRVPGTAPKQQMTRGKNVDASITNIIHEIGVPAHIKGYHYLREAIGMVYKDVEILGSITKVLYPKIAEKYNTTPSRVERAIRHAIEVAWGRGNVDSIRNLFGNTVNVGKAKPTNSEFIAMVADKLRIEAKIS, from the coding sequence GTGAAGAATATCAAAGTTCTGATCGCAGATGATAACCGCGAATTTGCGGAGCTTCTGAAAGAATTTGTCACCGATCAAAGCGACATGGAAGTCGTCGGCGTTGCCTACAACGGCAACGAAGTGCTGGAACTGCTCGACAGCCAGCAGCCGGATGTGATCATCCTCGACATCATCATGCCGGTTCTCGATGGCATCGGCGTGTTGGAGAAGATCCAAGGCATGCAACTTGCGTACGACCCGAAAGTCATCATGTTGACAGCTTTCGGTCAAGAAAACATCACGAAGCGTGCCGTTGAATTCGGCGCTGCCTACTATATCTTAAAACCGTTCGACATGGACGTGCTGGCCAACCGCATCCGCCAAGTGGTGCGCGTGCCGGGAACTGCCCCGAAACAGCAGATGACGCGCGGCAAAAACGTCGATGCATCGATCACCAACATCATCCACGAGATCGGCGTGCCGGCACACATCAAAGGGTACCACTACCTGCGGGAAGCGATCGGCATGGTTTACAAAGACGTCGAGATCCTCGGCTCGATCACCAAAGTGCTGTACCCGAAGATCGCAGAAAAGTACAACACCACCCCGTCCCGCGTCGAACGTGCCATCCGCCACGCCATCGAAGTGGCCTGGGGCCGCGGCAACGTCGACTCGATCCGCAACCTCTTCGGCAACACCGTCAACGTGGGCAAGGCGAAACCGACCAACTCGGAGTTCATCGCCATGGTCGCGGATAAGCTGCGCATTGAGGCGAAGATTTCGTAA
- a CDS encoding VWA domain-containing protein has translation MNSVSLLKKSVTVALEKKQLLDVVAKVGLVLDISGSMRSLYKNGTVQQVVERILAVASQFDDDGSLDVWVYDNEFTRLPAVTEKDFAGYVNNYILNDESIHKFGRNDEPKVMADVLQKYLHEEPGNIPVFLVFINDGGCKPGIKKFIVESSSQPIFWQFVGIGDSNFDVLRKLDTMEGRVVDNANFFHFDNIAAVSDEQLYDQLLDEFPMWLKEAKAHLILK, from the coding sequence ATGAACTCGGTTTCTCTCTTGAAGAAAAGTGTAACGGTGGCGCTTGAGAAAAAGCAATTGCTCGACGTTGTTGCGAAAGTAGGATTGGTTTTGGATATCAGTGGGTCGATGCGAAGTCTCTATAAGAATGGAACCGTTCAACAAGTTGTAGAACGCATTTTAGCAGTGGCCAGTCAATTCGATGATGACGGGTCTTTGGATGTTTGGGTCTATGACAATGAATTTACCCGTTTGCCGGCGGTGACGGAAAAAGATTTTGCCGGATACGTAAACAATTATATCCTGAACGACGAATCGATCCATAAATTTGGCCGTAACGACGAGCCAAAAGTGATGGCAGACGTGCTGCAGAAGTACTTACATGAAGAGCCTGGCAATATCCCTGTTTTCTTGGTTTTCATCAATGATGGCGGTTGCAAGCCGGGGATCAAGAAATTCATCGTCGAGTCTTCGAGCCAACCAATCTTCTGGCAATTTGTAGGGATTGGAGATTCTAACTTTGATGTCTTGCGAAAGTTAGACACGATGGAAGGCCGCGTTGTGGACAACGCAAACTTTTTCCACTTTGACAACATTGCCGCCGTTTCCGATGAGCAACTCTATGACCAGTTGCTGGATGAGTTTCCGATGTGGTTGAAAGAAGCCAAGGCGCATCTAATTTTGAAATGA
- a CDS encoding M23 family metallopeptidase — MTGGATLAAPNDMLAPWTGGKTYQCTQGNFGSYSHYDVWNQYAWDFALPSGTPVRAVSSGTITFKGWDTTGYGNKVVIRHPDGSYSQYAHNSSFGIYNVGQWVARGSVVSYSGSSGNSSGPHLHFQIIDGNGYSQPSRFTDIGNPTAGYSYTSGNGTI; from the coding sequence TTGACGGGAGGTGCTACGCTTGCCGCACCGAACGACATGCTCGCTCCGTGGACAGGTGGGAAAACGTACCAATGTACCCAGGGCAACTTTGGTTCCTACAGTCATTATGATGTATGGAACCAGTATGCATGGGATTTTGCACTACCGAGCGGCACACCGGTACGGGCCGTTTCCAGCGGCACCATCACATTTAAGGGGTGGGACACAACCGGCTATGGCAACAAGGTGGTCATCCGGCACCCGGACGGTTCGTACTCCCAATACGCGCATAACAGCTCGTTTGGGATCTACAACGTAGGTCAATGGGTCGCACGCGGCTCCGTGGTCTCGTATTCCGGTTCTTCTGGCAACTCGTCCGGCCCGCATTTGCATTTCCAAATCATCGATGGCAATGGCTACTCTCAGCCGTCCCGCTTTACCGATATCGGTAACCCGACGGCAGGCTACTCCTACACATCGGGGAACGGCACGATCTAA
- a CDS encoding tetratricopeptide repeat protein has protein sequence MVVKALADNDSLMEILNRATLMLAAGDMMRAREDVQAGLALDARHAPLLCTLGLIEMAEARPNEAQQALLAARVSDPALLEAHVNLSVLLFEIGNIEGAIEALDLAVKHHPGADLLYFNRGFAKQCLGRWEEAASDFSKALELGSENVEA, from the coding sequence GTGGTGGTGAAGGCTTTGGCCGACAACGATTCATTGATGGAAATTTTGAACCGCGCCACCTTGATGCTGGCGGCGGGCGACATGATGCGAGCTCGGGAGGATGTGCAGGCGGGGCTGGCGCTCGATGCTCGTCATGCACCATTGCTTTGCACCCTCGGGCTGATCGAGATGGCGGAAGCGCGCCCAAATGAAGCACAGCAGGCGCTGTTGGCGGCGCGTGTGAGCGACCCGGCGCTGCTTGAAGCGCACGTGAACCTGTCTGTCCTCTTGTTTGAGATTGGCAACATAGAAGGCGCGATCGAGGCGCTCGATCTGGCGGTGAAACATCATCCCGGCGCTGATCTGCTGTATTTCAACCGTGGCTTTGCCAAGCAATGTTTGGGACGATGGGAAGAAGCGGCAAGCGATTTTTCTAAAGCATTGGAACTCGGCTCAGAGAATGTGGAAGCATGA
- a CDS encoding YjgB family protein — translation MKPDHEPNWTELSRRELSRADRQEIWEGLNKRIVSWEHEQPKRRQRRIGRAAVLSFAATATAATLLFVLLPLRDTPQQAPSPTAQQPYQQEADPRALLEQLLASAQLGMVPDCTFIAGAAKIGDVERVYGPADLVDTAGDGRYATYEAEKLAFGFTETDLVYDVRSYRPELRNIRYQDVKTVLGQPEKVTSYEDSQTTQDILHYRTGARYDLLLIFPRPTSQQPNPRLHHISVLQP, via the coding sequence ATGAAACCGGACCATGAGCCGAACTGGACTGAGCTGTCCCGCCGCGAGCTGAGCCGCGCAGACCGCCAGGAGATCTGGGAGGGATTGAACAAACGCATCGTCAGTTGGGAGCACGAACAGCCCAAACGCCGCCAGAGGCGAATCGGTCGCGCAGCCGTGCTGTCTTTTGCAGCGACGGCAACTGCTGCGACTCTGCTGTTCGTTCTGCTCCCCCTGCGCGACACCCCGCAGCAAGCTCCGTCGCCGACCGCACAGCAGCCGTACCAGCAGGAAGCCGATCCCCGCGCATTGCTCGAGCAGCTTCTCGCCTCCGCGCAGCTTGGTATGGTGCCGGACTGTACCTTCATAGCCGGAGCAGCGAAGATCGGTGATGTCGAGCGTGTCTATGGTCCGGCCGACCTTGTGGATACAGCCGGAGACGGCCGCTATGCAACCTATGAGGCGGAGAAGTTGGCGTTTGGATTTACTGAAACAGATCTGGTGTATGATGTCCGCTCCTATCGCCCCGAACTGCGGAACATCCGCTATCAAGACGTGAAAACAGTGTTGGGCCAGCCTGAAAAGGTCACTTCGTATGAAGATTCGCAAACCACGCAGGACATTCTGCACTACCGCACCGGAGCCCGGTACGATCTGCTCCTGATCTTCCCCCGCCCGACCTCGCAGCAGCCGAATCCCAGGCTGCATCATATTTCTGTGTTGCAGCCATAA